Proteins found in one Desulfovibrio sp. genomic segment:
- a CDS encoding CBS domain-containing protein yields MYVGLKMLKDFITVTPKTPVAKVQDLLEKQALGMLLVTEGDKAVGYVRKADVSAALPSVMSTLEKHEALYLLSRLTVDKIMHRDIVSVPPEMEIEAAAEMMYQKKLAGLAVLDSSGKLIGYINRTVMLDFLVEEMGFRQGGSRIFFEVEDRRGVLHAIAGVIKDKGVSILSTATFPMGGKRQLVIRLATDDPSEIIAELEARGYRMNTPADFASEWER; encoded by the coding sequence ATGTACGTCGGCCTGAAAATGCTCAAGGATTTCATAACGGTCACTCCGAAGACTCCTGTCGCGAAGGTCCAGGACCTGCTCGAAAAGCAGGCTTTGGGCATGCTGCTGGTCACCGAAGGGGACAAGGCTGTGGGATACGTGCGCAAGGCGGACGTCTCGGCGGCCTTGCCTTCAGTCATGTCCACCCTGGAGAAGCACGAGGCCCTGTATCTGCTCTCACGGCTCACGGTGGACAAGATCATGCACCGAGACATCGTGAGCGTGCCGCCGGAGATGGAAATCGAGGCCGCCGCGGAGATGATGTACCAGAAGAAGCTGGCAGGCTTGGCGGTGCTCGACTCCTCGGGCAAACTCATTGGCTACATCAACCGCACGGTGATGCTCGATTTCCTGGTGGAGGAGATGGGCTTTCGCCAGGGGGGCTCGCGCATCTTCTTCGAGGTGGAGGACCGGCGGGGCGTGCTCCACGCCATAGCGGGCGTGATCAAGGACAAGGGCGTCTCCATCCTCTCCACAGCCACGTTTCCCATGGGCGGAAAGCGCCAACTGGTCATCCGCCTGGCCACGGACGATCCCTCGGAAATAATCGCCGAGCTCGAAGCCCGGGGCTACCGCATGAACACTCCGGCGGACTTCGCCTCGGAGTGGGAGCGCTGA